Below is a genomic region from Oceaniferula marina.
CCGGACGCCGAAACCAAACCCGCCGGCCTCTAGTCTCCGATTCGGAGCTATGATGGACCAAATAGGGAAGGGTGGGCTGCTCATCTACCGTCTCCCAATTATGCCATAAGATATTTCGACTGAGCTTGACCTAGTCAGCTTGCTCGATTAAACGAGCAGCGCTATGTTTGAAAACATTCCTCAAGCCGCGCCGGATCCCATCCTGGGATTGACCGAAGTTTACAATGCAGATCCGAACCCCGAGAAGATTAACCTTGGTGTTGGGATTTATCAGGACGAGCAGGGTAAAACCCCTGTTCTGACGTCTGTGAAACGGGCTGAGGATTTGATTTTGAAACAGGAGCAATCCAAGAGCTACCTTCCCATTCCCGGCTCCCCGGACTACGCCAAGGCCGTACAAACGCTCCTCTTTGGAGAAGACAGCGCCCTGCGTTCTGAAGGTCGCCTGTTTACCGCACACACACCTGGTGGAACCGGAGCCCTGCGTGTTGCCGGGGAATTTCTCAAAACCAAGACCGATGCCGATACCGTTTGGCTCACCGTCCCCACATGGCCCAATCACGGACCCATCTTCCAAGCCGCTGGCATGAAAGTGGAAACCTTCGCTTGGTTCAACGCGGAGACCCATAGTTTCGATGCCGATGCCGCTCTGGCCGCTATCGAACAAATCCCGGAAGGGGACGTCATCGTCCTCCACGGTTGCTGCCACAACCCGACCGGTTGTGACCCGACTGCCGAGCAGTGGAGGCAGATTGCCGAAGCCGTAAGCCGCCGCGGTCTGATGCCCGTCATGGATTTTGCCTATCAAGGGTTTGCCACCGGAATTGAAGAAGACGCCGTCGGCCTTCGTATCGTCGCTGAAGTTTGCCCGGAACTGATTATCTGCAGCTCGTTTTCCAAAAACTTCGGCCTCTACCGTGAGCGCACCGGAGCCGTCACCTTTGTCACCAAAGATGCCGATACCCAGGGCCGCCTCGCAAGCCAGGCCAAACTCGTTGTCCGCACGAACTACTCCAACCCTCCTTCACACGGTGGATCCATCGTCGCTACCATCTTCAGTGA
It encodes:
- a CDS encoding aromatic amino acid transaminase, whose product is MFENIPQAAPDPILGLTEVYNADPNPEKINLGVGIYQDEQGKTPVLTSVKRAEDLILKQEQSKSYLPIPGSPDYAKAVQTLLFGEDSALRSEGRLFTAHTPGGTGALRVAGEFLKTKTDADTVWLTVPTWPNHGPIFQAAGMKVETFAWFNAETHSFDADAALAAIEQIPEGDVIVLHGCCHNPTGCDPTAEQWRQIAEAVSRRGLMPVMDFAYQGFATGIEEDAVGLRIVAEVCPELIICSSFSKNFGLYRERTGAVTFVTKDADTQGRLASQAKLVVRTNYSNPPSHGGSIVATIFSDQELIAQWHEDLKEMRERLNGMRSLLVSNMASLQSARDFSFVEQQRGMFSMLGLSKEQVAEMGEKHSIHMVGSSRINLAGLSTSNIERFCQALASVL